The Rhizobium leguminosarum genome includes a region encoding these proteins:
- a CDS encoding ankyrin repeat domain-containing protein, which translates to MLKRDKTAHTNPDQTEIVPVNIFIATVATLVIGVLPAWAGPLHQAAKDGDIARVTQLLDQGSDLSELDEAGEPALIIASLAGHADVAVLLLDRGADIEIRNKGGLTALHAAAYAGNLEVVKRLVAEGADVNDRKNFYQMSPLHGAAEEGRTDVVAFLLTKSADVEATERNGYTPLTQAGWRAHWDTAKLLMEAGAVCQKAELVGEPLYKECTKRQ; encoded by the coding sequence GTGCTAAAACGCGACAAAACGGCGCATACGAACCCTGATCAAACCGAGATCGTGCCCGTGAATATTTTTATCGCGACTGTTGCTACGCTTGTCATTGGCGTCCTGCCGGCATGGGCAGGTCCTTTGCATCAGGCGGCCAAGGACGGCGATATCGCCCGCGTCACACAGTTGCTGGACCAGGGCTCCGATCTGTCGGAGCTCGATGAGGCGGGCGAGCCGGCGTTGATTATCGCGTCATTGGCGGGCCATGCGGATGTCGCCGTTCTTTTGCTGGATCGCGGCGCCGACATCGAAATTCGCAACAAGGGTGGGCTGACGGCACTGCATGCGGCAGCCTATGCAGGAAATCTGGAGGTGGTGAAACGACTTGTCGCCGAGGGAGCTGATGTCAACGACAGGAAGAATTTCTATCAGATGTCGCCGCTGCACGGCGCCGCCGAAGAGGGCCGCACCGACGTGGTCGCTTTTCTGCTGACGAAGAGCGCGGATGTCGAAGCGACGGAAAGAAACGGGTACACGCCTCTCACTCAGGCCGGGTGGCGGGCGCATTGGGATACGGCCAAATTACTCATGGAAGCCGGTGCTGTTTGCCAGAAAGCCGAGCTTGTGGGCGAACCGCTCTACAAGGAATGCACCAAACGGCAATAG
- a CDS encoding YHS domain-containing (seleno)protein, protein MGVAVGAAVMLLSFLQPAGAEELVNTGYFGDVAIKGYDPVAYFTENQAVEGSETYSHHWLGATWYFASAENRDLFKGDPSKYAPQYGGYCADGVSFGTVTTNIDPKAWRIIDGKLYLSYDPGAAEGMEKNPTKVTDSKKHWSEVQQTLISEKMHTVWQQPDTK, encoded by the coding sequence ATGGGCGTGGCTGTTGGCGCTGCGGTGATGCTGCTTTCCTTCCTTCAGCCTGCGGGGGCCGAGGAACTCGTCAATACCGGCTATTTCGGCGATGTCGCGATCAAGGGTTATGACCCGGTCGCCTACTTCACCGAAAACCAGGCCGTTGAAGGATCCGAGACATATTCCCACCACTGGCTTGGCGCGACCTGGTATTTCGCCAGCGCCGAAAATCGCGATCTCTTCAAGGGCGATCCATCCAAATATGCACCGCAATATGGCGGCTATTGTGCCGATGGCGTGTCTTTCGGGACGGTGACCACCAATATCGATCCGAAAGCTTGGCGGATCATCGATGGCAAACTGTACCTGAGCTATGATCCCGGGGCAGCCGAAGGCATGGAGAAAAATCCGACCAAGGTGACCGACTCGAAGAAGCATTGGTCCGAAGTTCAGCAGACGCTGATTTCGGAGAAGATGCACACCGTCTGGCAGCAACCGGATACGAAATGA
- a CDS encoding adenylate/guanylate cyclase domain-containing protein, with protein MERRLAAILIADVVGYSRLSQIDEEGTRVRFQADQNDVFEPAIERHHGRLVKTMGDGLLVEFQSVVDALRCAVEVQQLKATQSAAALPEHRLEFRIGINLGDIIVEGEDIQGDGVNIADRIQALAEPGGIAISGTTYDQVKSKVPVGFVSLGEQRLKSITEPIRVYRVLLDPTAAGKTLKTRRRLPRRRLVAGIAAAVILALAGAALWWQPWMPAKPPGPGERFAYPLPDRPSVAVLPFINVSGDTEHDHLAEGLTDDLITELSKVSGLFVIARHSVFAIRDSVGKIQDVAAELGVKYVLEGTLQRAGPRLRINVKLIDAVTGLSLWAERYDRQYADLFAVQDDVIGKIISALSVKLSARERDQLARIPTENLEAYDYYMRAEQEGFILRDVDTYRRTLSFYQKAIDLDPGFANAHAGIARVAVDVWRNDYNYLWSAAVARKIAYDAAGQALKLDPNNARAHTVLALLQWVDGRETEAKNSANMAVSMEPNDAEAAANLALILVHTGSSGQAITEMEKALRLDPSPASSFQLLAGIVFYTAGDDQSAISLIEPTLDSLPKVEPAREYLAAAYADQGNETKAAAETAKLLELFPESNLTYYGYLYDYWRDGDLQRHLAALRKAGIPEWPFGFTGSQADRLGEADLRNLVDGKSWTGKHKNGTDFTQYFDKAGNTAYRSANTNITGIVEVRGDSLCEKFDGYFLDRMVCGYVYRNTSGEQRDRPYVHVTPRALTFFSPTP; from the coding sequence ATGGAGCGCCGTCTTGCAGCAATCCTGATCGCTGATGTCGTCGGTTACAGTCGATTGAGCCAGATCGACGAAGAGGGCACCCGCGTGCGTTTTCAGGCGGATCAGAACGATGTCTTCGAGCCGGCGATCGAACGTCACCACGGGCGGCTGGTCAAAACCATGGGCGATGGGCTGCTGGTCGAATTCCAGAGTGTCGTCGATGCCTTGCGCTGCGCGGTGGAGGTTCAGCAACTGAAAGCCACGCAGAGTGCCGCGGCGCTGCCGGAGCATCGGCTCGAATTCCGGATCGGCATCAATCTCGGCGATATCATCGTCGAAGGCGAAGACATCCAGGGCGACGGCGTCAATATCGCCGATCGAATACAGGCGCTGGCCGAACCGGGCGGCATCGCCATATCGGGCACGACATACGACCAGGTGAAATCGAAAGTCCCGGTCGGTTTCGTTTCGCTCGGCGAACAGCGATTGAAGAGCATCACCGAACCGATCCGGGTCTATCGCGTCCTGCTTGACCCGACTGCTGCCGGCAAAACCCTCAAGACCCGCAGGCGCCTGCCGAGACGCCGCCTGGTTGCGGGCATAGCAGCGGCCGTTATTCTCGCTCTCGCGGGCGCAGCACTCTGGTGGCAGCCATGGATGCCGGCAAAACCACCGGGGCCTGGCGAACGTTTCGCCTATCCTCTGCCGGACAGGCCCTCTGTCGCGGTTCTGCCCTTCATCAATGTCAGCGGCGACACCGAGCACGACCATCTCGCAGAGGGGTTGACGGACGATCTGATCACCGAGTTGTCCAAAGTATCGGGTCTTTTCGTCATCGCCCGCCACTCGGTCTTTGCCATCCGGGACTCCGTCGGCAAGATCCAGGACGTGGCCGCCGAACTCGGCGTCAAATATGTGCTCGAAGGGACCCTGCAGCGGGCCGGGCCGCGGCTGCGGATCAATGTCAAACTGATCGATGCGGTCACCGGCCTGTCGCTCTGGGCCGAGCGCTACGACCGCCAGTATGCCGACCTCTTTGCGGTGCAGGACGATGTGATCGGCAAGATCATCTCGGCCCTGTCGGTCAAGCTCAGCGCGCGCGAGCGCGACCAACTGGCCCGAATCCCGACCGAAAACCTCGAAGCCTACGATTATTACATGCGGGCCGAGCAGGAGGGCTTCATCTTGAGGGATGTCGACACTTATCGTCGGACGCTGTCCTTCTACCAGAAAGCGATCGATCTCGATCCGGGCTTTGCCAATGCCCATGCGGGAATCGCGCGCGTGGCCGTCGATGTCTGGCGCAACGACTATAATTACCTCTGGTCGGCTGCCGTCGCCCGCAAGATCGCCTATGACGCCGCCGGACAGGCCCTCAAGCTCGATCCCAACAATGCCAGGGCGCACACGGTGCTTGCCCTGCTGCAATGGGTGGATGGACGCGAGACGGAGGCCAAAAATTCCGCCAACATGGCGGTTTCGATGGAGCCGAACGATGCCGAGGCCGCCGCCAACCTCGCTCTCATCCTGGTCCACACCGGAAGCAGCGGGCAGGCGATCACGGAGATGGAAAAGGCTCTGCGGCTCGACCCTTCGCCGGCGTCGAGCTTTCAACTGCTGGCGGGGATCGTCTTTTATACAGCGGGCGATGATCAGAGCGCGATCTCGCTGATAGAGCCGACGCTCGACAGCCTGCCGAAGGTCGAGCCGGCACGCGAATACCTGGCGGCCGCCTATGCCGACCAGGGCAATGAAACCAAGGCTGCAGCGGAGACGGCAAAGCTGCTGGAGCTCTTCCCCGAAAGCAATCTCACCTATTACGGCTATCTCTATGATTACTGGCGGGACGGCGATCTGCAGCGCCATCTGGCCGCATTGCGAAAGGCCGGCATCCCCGAATGGCCCTTCGGTTTTACAGGCAGTCAAGCCGACAGGCTGGGCGAGGCAGACCTGCGCAATCTTGTCGATGGCAAGAGCTGGACCGGCAAGCACAAGAACGGCACGGATTTCACCCAATATTTCGACAAGGCTGGAAACACTGCCTATCGCAGCGCGAATACCAACATCACCGGCATCGTCGAGGTGCGAGGCGACAGTCTCTGCGAAAAATTCGACGGCTATTTCCTCGACCGGATGGTGTGCGGATATGTTTACCGCAACACGTCAGGTGAACAGCGCGACAGGCCATACGTCCATGTCACGCCGCGCGCCTTGACGTTCTTTTCACCCACACCCTGA
- a CDS encoding adenylate/guanylate cyclase domain-containing protein → MTTASSTEPTRHGSARICRGCWDQMHMPIPIGGPLALPFRAFGITRSKMNPDICTICERSFQYVKKQRQITVDATILFADIRGFTDLSERIEAVQLSEIVSRFQDRCAQAIWAHDGIVNKQMGDGLMAIFNFPIVRKDHAGAAILAAQEIQQNCAAALNGLTLEALPGRTLGVGVGIHSGEVQIGEFSTFRSDFTAIGGVVNQAARLESQAAAGEILISAETAAKAADLAAGAETRMLVLKGIEQPVQARVLAKP, encoded by the coding sequence ATGACGACAGCCTCCTCTACGGAGCCAACCAGGCACGGCAGCGCCCGGATCTGCCGTGGCTGCTGGGACCAGATGCACATGCCGATCCCGATCGGCGGCCCGCTTGCCTTACCCTTCCGCGCCTTCGGCATCACCCGCAGCAAGATGAATCCCGATATCTGCACGATCTGCGAACGCTCCTTCCAATATGTCAAGAAGCAGCGCCAGATCACCGTCGATGCCACCATCCTGTTTGCCGATATCCGGGGCTTCACGGATCTTTCGGAGCGCATCGAGGCAGTACAGCTGAGCGAGATCGTCAGCCGGTTCCAGGATCGCTGCGCGCAGGCGATCTGGGCGCATGATGGCATCGTCAACAAGCAGATGGGCGACGGCCTGATGGCGATCTTCAATTTCCCGATCGTCCGAAAGGATCACGCCGGCGCCGCGATCCTGGCCGCGCAGGAGATCCAGCAAAACTGCGCCGCCGCGCTGAACGGCCTGACACTCGAGGCATTGCCCGGCCGCACCCTCGGCGTCGGCGTCGGCATCCATTCCGGTGAGGTCCAGATCGGCGAATTCTCAACCTTCCGCAGCGATTTCACCGCCATCGGCGGTGTCGTCAATCAGGCCGCAAGGCTCGAATCCCAAGCCGCCGCCGGCGAGATCCTGATCTCGGCCGAAACGGCGGCGAAGGCTGCCGATCTCGCCGCAGGCGCCGAAACCCGCATGCTTGTGCTCAAGGGCATCGAGCAGCCGGTGCAGGCACGGGTGCTGGCCAAGCCCTGA
- a CDS encoding DUF982 domain-containing protein, which yields MRSPQDALYALVSDWPVNGGVHQQRAIDFCRAWLAGRMPAETVRQAFILAALEAGVTINDDEDGAEASALNPAV from the coding sequence TTGCGCTCACCGCAGGATGCGCTTTATGCACTCGTCTCGGACTGGCCGGTCAATGGCGGCGTCCACCAGCAGAGGGCGATCGATTTCTGCCGCGCCTGGCTTGCCGGACGCATGCCGGCCGAGACGGTGCGGCAGGCTTTCATCCTGGCCGCGCTGGAAGCCGGCGTTACGATCAATGATGATGAAGACGGCGCAGAAGCCTCCGCCTTGAACCCTGCGGTATAG
- a CDS encoding glycoside hydrolase family 15 protein, whose product MSVPIEDYALIGDCETAALVSKNGSIDWLCFPRFDSPACFAALLGAEDNGFWSLSPSGENVRVTRRYRNDTLILETEFQTETGTAVLIDFMPLRDGTSDLMRIVEGKSGTVAFDMELNLRFDYGRTVPWVTHGEDGGITAIAGPDRLTLNCAVPLEGRGLSTVGSFQVAAGESQIFTLTWSPSHMPQPAQRQVEYALPDTEEFWQSFAAKCPKVGRWTEQVKRSLITLKALTYMPTGGIVAAATTSLPEKIGGPRNWDYRYCWLRDATLTLLALMKLGYYEEASAWRNWLLRAVAGAPAQMQIMYGVAGERNLLEWQVPWLSGYEGSTPVRIGNAAAEQVQLDVYGEVADAMLQARKGGLPPHHRGRELAAAILPFLEKVWVEPDEGIWEVRGQRQHFTYSKVMAWVAFDRAVQIAEADGEPEAAARWRTLADHIHAEVCEKAFDPELGCFVQAYGSKALDASLLHLGMVGFIPPDDPRYVATVEAIERKLLRDGLLLRYETQEVDDGLPPGEGAFLACSFWLVDALGMIGRRDDALRLFERLLSICNDVGLLAEEYDPGARRMLGNFPQAFSHVGLINSALNLARLEGPANQRSA is encoded by the coding sequence GTGTCGGTACCCATTGAGGACTACGCGCTCATTGGCGATTGCGAAACCGCCGCACTCGTCTCGAAGAACGGCTCGATCGACTGGCTCTGTTTTCCGCGCTTCGATTCGCCCGCCTGTTTTGCCGCACTGCTCGGCGCCGAGGATAACGGCTTCTGGTCGCTGTCACCGTCAGGTGAAAACGTCCGCGTCACGCGCCGCTACCGCAACGACACGCTCATTCTCGAAACCGAGTTTCAGACCGAGACCGGCACCGCCGTTCTCATCGACTTCATGCCGCTTCGCGATGGCACGAGCGATCTGATGCGCATCGTCGAGGGCAAGAGCGGCACTGTCGCCTTCGATATGGAGCTCAACCTTCGCTTCGATTACGGCCGAACCGTTCCCTGGGTCACGCATGGCGAGGATGGCGGCATCACCGCCATTGCCGGCCCGGACAGGCTAACCCTGAATTGCGCCGTCCCGCTCGAAGGCCGCGGCCTGAGCACGGTCGGCTCCTTCCAGGTTGCCGCTGGCGAGAGCCAGATCTTCACCCTGACCTGGTCCCCCTCGCATATGCCGCAGCCGGCTCAGCGGCAGGTGGAATATGCGCTGCCGGACACGGAGGAATTCTGGCAATCCTTTGCCGCGAAATGCCCGAAAGTGGGCCGGTGGACGGAACAGGTCAAACGCTCGCTCATCACGCTCAAGGCACTGACCTACATGCCGACGGGCGGCATCGTCGCCGCGGCGACAACCTCCCTGCCGGAAAAGATCGGCGGGCCGCGCAACTGGGACTACCGCTATTGCTGGCTGCGCGACGCGACGCTGACCCTGCTCGCCCTGATGAAACTCGGCTATTACGAGGAAGCCAGTGCCTGGCGGAACTGGCTGCTGCGCGCGGTCGCCGGCGCCCCGGCGCAGATGCAGATCATGTATGGCGTCGCCGGCGAGCGCAATCTGCTGGAATGGCAGGTTCCCTGGCTGAGTGGCTACGAGGGCTCGACACCCGTACGCATCGGCAATGCCGCTGCCGAACAGGTGCAGCTCGATGTCTATGGCGAGGTGGCCGACGCTATGCTGCAGGCCCGCAAGGGCGGGCTTCCGCCGCATCACCGCGGACGCGAACTGGCGGCGGCCATTCTGCCCTTTCTCGAAAAAGTCTGGGTGGAGCCCGATGAGGGCATCTGGGAGGTGCGCGGCCAGCGCCAGCATTTCACCTATTCGAAGGTCATGGCCTGGGTGGCCTTCGACCGCGCCGTCCAGATTGCCGAGGCGGACGGCGAGCCCGAGGCCGCCGCACGTTGGCGCACGCTCGCAGATCACATCCATGCCGAGGTTTGCGAGAAGGCTTTCGATCCCGAACTCGGCTGTTTCGTGCAGGCCTACGGCTCCAAGGCGCTTGATGCCAGCCTGCTGCATCTCGGCATGGTCGGCTTCATCCCGCCTGATGATCCGCGCTATGTCGCGACAGTCGAGGCGATCGAGCGCAAGCTGCTGCGCGATGGCCTGCTGCTGCGCTACGAGACGCAGGAGGTGGACGACGGCCTGCCGCCAGGCGAAGGCGCGTTCCTCGCCTGCAGCTTCTGGCTCGTCGACGCCCTCGGCATGATCGGCCGCCGCGACGATGCGCTACGCCTGTTCGAGCGGCTGCTTTCTATCTGCAATGATGTCGGGCTTCTGGCGGAAGAATATGATCCCGGCGCCCGCCGCATGCTCGGCAACTTCCCGCAGGCCTTCAGCCATGTCGGGTTGATCAACAGTGCGTTGAACCTCGCGCGGTTGGAGGGGCCGGCGAACCAGCGTTCGGCTTGA
- the uvrB gene encoding excinuclease ABC subunit UvrB, with translation MAKSPKKSPAPNGFEEAPQSSFEGAPLSGSVADWVKQLEADAETSGVETQRQIASKAGKHRKKVEIAARTKTSDGGVSASKSARGTSMGGSTDPKTRAAAGLNPVSGMDTTLEEASSLQAGTAVTATVEALSALIESGNPLHKNGKIWTPHRPARPDKSEGGIAIRMQSDYEPAGDQPTAIRDLVEGLENGDRSQVLLGVTGSGKTFTMAKVIEATQRPAVILAPNKTLAAQLYSEFKNFFPDNAVEYFVSYYDYYQPEAYVPRSDTYIEKESSINEQIDRMRHSATRSLLERDDCIIVASVSCIYGIGSVETYTAMTFQMSVGDRLDQRQLLADLVAQQYKRRDMDFTRGSFRVRGDTIELFPAHLEDAAWRISMFGDEIDAITEFDPLTGQKVGDLKSVKIYANSHYVTPRPTLNGAIKSIKEELRLRLAELEKAGRLLEAQRLEQRTRYDIEMLEATGSCQGIENYSRYLTGRDPGDPPPTLFEYIPDNALVFIDESHVTVPQIGGMYRGDFRRKATLAEYGFRLPSCMDNRPLRFEEWDAMRPDTIAVSATPGSWEMEQSGGVFAEQVIRPTGLIDPPVEVRSARSQVDDVLGEIRETSAKGYRTLCTVLTKRMAEDLTEYLHEQGVRVRYMHSDIDTLERIEILRDLRLGAFDVLVGINLLREGLDIPECGFVAILDADKEGFLRSETSLIQTIGRAARNVDGKVILYADQVTGSMKRAMEETSRRREKQMVYNQEHGITPESVKARISDILDSVYERDHVRADISGASGKGFADGGNLVGNNLQTHLNALEKSMRDAAADLDFEKAARLRDEIKRLKAAELAIMDDPLAREESKAMEGVRRNAKATRESLLPAGEKVPGSADEGATPSYFSRPSLDDMGPGTDTTTPLFRKPALDEMGRDIAEPAKKTLFRKNDLDEMTVGRTEKPVTGALPEKPDGEARYAKRSNRSSESIAATNARSASEGQKGTKRFSPLLEGHDDVRPVVRGKTGVGSYEDPGEQKRKGRTKGKTGRPGR, from the coding sequence ATGGCCAAATCTCCGAAGAAATCCCCCGCCCCGAATGGCTTCGAGGAAGCCCCTCAATCGTCTTTTGAGGGAGCCCCCCTCTCAGGCTCGGTTGCCGACTGGGTGAAGCAGCTGGAGGCCGATGCCGAAACCTCGGGCGTCGAGACCCAGCGCCAGATCGCCTCTAAGGCCGGCAAGCACCGCAAGAAGGTGGAGATTGCCGCCAGGACGAAAACCAGCGACGGCGGCGTCAGCGCCTCGAAATCGGCGCGCGGCACCTCCATGGGCGGCTCGACCGATCCGAAGACGCGCGCCGCCGCCGGCCTCAATCCCGTTTCCGGCATGGATACGACGCTGGAGGAGGCCTCGTCGCTGCAGGCCGGCACCGCCGTCACCGCCACGGTGGAGGCGCTGTCGGCGCTGATCGAGAGCGGCAATCCGCTGCACAAGAACGGCAAGATCTGGACGCCGCATCGCCCTGCCCGGCCCGACAAATCCGAAGGCGGCATCGCCATCCGAATGCAGTCGGACTACGAGCCGGCCGGCGACCAGCCGACCGCCATCCGCGATCTCGTCGAGGGGCTGGAGAATGGCGACCGCAGCCAGGTGCTGCTCGGCGTCACCGGCTCAGGCAAGACCTTCACCATGGCCAAGGTGATCGAGGCGACGCAGCGCCCGGCCGTCATCCTGGCGCCGAACAAGACGCTGGCCGCCCAGCTCTATTCGGAATTCAAGAACTTCTTCCCCGACAATGCGGTGGAATATTTCGTTTCCTACTACGATTATTACCAGCCGGAAGCCTATGTGCCGCGCTCCGACACCTATATCGAGAAGGAATCCTCGATCAACGAGCAGATCGACCGCATGCGCCACTCGGCGACGCGCTCACTGCTCGAACGCGACGACTGCATCATCGTCGCCTCGGTCTCCTGCATCTACGGTATCGGCTCGGTCGAGACCTATACGGCGATGACCTTCCAGATGTCGGTCGGCGACCGGCTCGACCAGCGCCAGTTGCTGGCCGACCTCGTCGCCCAGCAATATAAGCGCCGCGACATGGATTTCACCCGCGGATCCTTCCGGGTGCGCGGCGATACGATCGAGCTTTTCCCCGCCCACTTGGAAGATGCCGCCTGGCGCATCTCGATGTTCGGCGACGAGATCGACGCCATCACCGAGTTCGACCCGCTCACTGGCCAGAAGGTCGGCGACCTGAAATCGGTGAAGATCTACGCCAATTCGCACTATGTCACCCCGCGCCCGACGCTGAACGGCGCCATCAAGTCGATCAAGGAGGAGCTCAGGCTTCGCCTTGCCGAGCTGGAAAAGGCCGGCCGCCTGCTGGAAGCCCAGCGCCTGGAGCAGCGCACCCGCTACGATATCGAAATGCTCGAAGCCACAGGCTCCTGCCAGGGCATCGAGAACTATTCGCGTTATCTCACCGGTCGCGACCCCGGCGACCCACCGCCGACGCTGTTCGAATATATCCCCGATAACGCCCTCGTCTTCATCGACGAAAGCCATGTCACCGTGCCGCAGATCGGCGGCATGTACCGGGGCGACTTCAGGCGCAAGGCGACGCTGGCCGAATACGGCTTCCGCCTGCCCTCCTGCATGGACAACCGGCCGCTGCGCTTCGAGGAATGGGACGCCATGCGCCCGGACACCATCGCCGTTTCGGCTACCCCTGGTAGTTGGGAGATGGAGCAGTCGGGCGGCGTCTTCGCCGAACAGGTGATCCGCCCAACCGGCTTGATCGACCCGCCGGTCGAGGTCCGCTCGGCCCGCAGCCAGGTCGACGACGTGCTCGGCGAGATCCGCGAGACATCGGCCAAGGGCTACCGCACCCTCTGCACCGTGCTGACCAAGCGCATGGCCGAAGACCTCACCGAATATCTGCATGAGCAGGGCGTGCGCGTCCGCTACATGCACTCCGATATCGACACGCTTGAACGTATCGAGATCCTCCGCGATCTCCGCCTCGGCGCCTTCGACGTGCTCGTCGGCATCAACCTTCTGCGCGAAGGCCTCGACATTCCCGAATGCGGCTTCGTCGCCATTCTCGACGCCGACAAGGAAGGTTTCCTGCGCTCGGAGACCTCTCTGATCCAGACGATCGGCCGCGCCGCGCGTAACGTCGACGGCAAGGTCATCCTCTATGCCGACCAGGTCACCGGCTCGATGAAGCGGGCGATGGAGGAAACCAGCCGCCGCCGCGAAAAGCAGATGGTCTATAACCAGGAACACGGCATTACCCCTGAATCGGTGAAAGCCAGGATCTCCGACATCCTCGACTCCGTCTACGAACGCGACCACGTCCGCGCCGATATCTCGGGCGCCTCCGGCAAGGGCTTCGCCGATGGCGGCAACCTCGTCGGCAACAACCTGCAGACCCATCTCAACGCGCTCGAAAAGAGCATGCGCGACGCCGCCGCCGACCTCGACTTCGAAAAAGCTGCCCGCCTCCGCGACGAAATCAAACGCCTCAAGGCCGCCGAGCTGGCGATTATGGACGATCCGCTGGCTAGAGAAGAGTCAAAGGCAATGGAAGGCGTCAGACGGAACGCCAAAGCGACCCGCGAGTCCCTTCTCCCAGCCGGCGAGAAAGTGCCTGGCAGTGCGGATGAGGGGGCCACCCCCTCCTACTTCTCCAGACCCAGCCTCGACGACATGGGCCCAGGCACCGACACCACCACCCCTCTCTTCCGCAAACCGGCGCTGGATGAGATGGGCCGCGACATCGCCGAGCCCGCCAAGAAAACCCTCTTCCGCAAAAACGACCTCGACGAAATGACCGTCGGCCGAACGGAAAAACCGGTTACCGGCGCGCTGCCGGAAAAGCCGGATGGTGAGGCGCGGTACGCGAAGCGTAGCAATCGATCCAGTGAATCGATTGCAGCAACGAACGCCCGAAGCGCAAGCGAAGGGCAGAAGGGCACGAAGCGGTTTTCACCGCTGCTTGAAGGGCACGATGACGTGCGGCCGGTCGTGCGCGGGAAGACGGGCGTGGGGAGCTATGAGGACCCGGGCGAGCAGAAGCGTAAAGGGCGAACGAAGGGGAAGACCGGACGGCCGGGGCGGTGA
- a CDS encoding leucine-rich repeat domain-containing protein, protein MSHWLDVVVNILNSKSSDLRVLAEIAGYDPKILYKGTVMAGVDLSNQDIDDLDLDIPASSEEVFSPKKAKQFIIDNVSLPLEWKDNIFHFRASNRIIYNINQLDGSRNLREVKINNTYVESISALSSCFNLRTLQIKNTSVSDLAPIAACGKLVEVNISGTKITDLSPLRGKNITSLEISQTKVDEISELNLRQLRKLDVSATRIEDLSCLKDSEYLSNIDISQTKIDDISFLSGKKFLRYIRADNTTSDWPENTGPFLSLEGFYASSSAIESIEFLSKSSHMRILIMPWSKIRYISHIEKMPFLFYADLEGTAISDISPIAQWKSIKYLSLSSTKIHDITPLQKLTKLSNLEISNTAVTDLSCISDLESLKDLDISGCAPALLKNLDKFKSLTSLNISRIEIDRPEDIRLPPNLRSIIAPATISKYVKLLCPDINTSTYIV, encoded by the coding sequence ATGTCTCACTGGCTTGATGTTGTTGTAAATATTTTGAACTCAAAATCATCTGATTTGCGCGTCCTCGCCGAAATAGCCGGATATGATCCGAAAATACTCTACAAGGGCACAGTTATGGCTGGCGTAGATTTGTCCAATCAAGATATCGATGATCTAGATTTGGATATTCCCGCAAGCTCAGAAGAGGTGTTCTCTCCGAAGAAAGCAAAACAATTTATTATTGATAACGTCTCGCTTCCTCTGGAGTGGAAAGACAATATATTTCATTTTCGCGCAAGCAACAGGATAATATACAACATTAATCAGCTCGACGGTTCTCGCAATCTTCGAGAAGTTAAGATTAATAATACCTACGTCGAAAGTATATCTGCTCTTTCATCTTGCTTTAACCTAAGAACTCTTCAGATAAAAAATACTTCGGTGTCGGATTTGGCTCCAATTGCAGCATGTGGGAAGCTAGTCGAAGTAAATATATCTGGCACAAAAATAACTGACCTGTCCCCACTGCGGGGAAAAAATATTACTTCTCTTGAAATTTCCCAAACGAAGGTTGATGAAATTTCCGAATTAAATTTAAGGCAGCTAAGGAAGCTTGATGTTAGTGCAACGAGGATAGAAGATCTCAGCTGTTTGAAGGATTCCGAATATTTAAGTAATATAGATATTTCTCAAACGAAAATTGATGACATTAGTTTCCTATCAGGAAAAAAGTTTCTTCGATATATTAGAGCCGACAATACAACGAGTGATTGGCCAGAAAATACCGGACCATTTCTTTCTTTGGAGGGGTTTTACGCATCGAGCTCGGCAATCGAGAGTATAGAATTTCTTTCGAAATCTAGTCACATGCGAATTCTAATCATGCCGTGGAGTAAGATTAGATATATATCTCATATTGAAAAAATGCCTTTTTTATTTTATGCGGATTTGGAGGGCACGGCAATATCTGATATATCGCCGATCGCGCAATGGAAATCAATTAAATACCTTTCATTATCTTCTACGAAAATACACGATATTACTCCTCTGCAAAAACTTACAAAGCTTTCTAATCTTGAAATCTCAAATACTGCGGTAACGGATCTATCATGCATTTCTGATTTGGAGTCCCTTAAAGATTTGGATATTTCAGGGTGCGCCCCAGCTTTACTAAAAAATTTGGATAAATTTAAATCACTTACAAGCTTAAATATCTCTCGTATTGAAATCGACAGACCTGAAGATATTAGATTGCCGCCAAATTTGAGGTCGATAATCGCACCCGCTACGATATCAAAATATGTTAAATTACTTTGTCCGGACATAAATACATCAACATATATTGTATAA